Proteins encoded by one window of Cystobacter ferrugineus:
- a CDS encoding sensor histidine kinase: MPAVDILEQARVEWFAVAFGLVVGITMVFIPYEFGAAMFQYIYPHIRLLGSLFLVGSAMMLVALMYPAWPVFVGGVGRAFVLGAVAVYWWAASVLPVSLTGSVLYLFLLVALVVERSTLRRGRGLLPVFIAALALCFGGVMAWAPQEFVRFAMAGLGPYVRWVGLLFFLTGALLAVGLWRREPLYCRLALGGQSLLFLNMVIAVATRGSWSGLSVYSVLTLACVLLVTVRRWPTLVGVRWRLFRGMALASVLPIVGVGAVASFLAQKALEEELHGKAQQVVASETARLEQTALIASSLLRVQGQDPGFIALVRDGNREGMRERVSLLENQSGLFDAAWLLDEAGETLVSSGRLNRASGNFAHRAYFQDALKGGAQVLLSRPFLSLSGQPFIVFTMPMDLGAGRRAFLVGGLSLRRLGLQPTLASRSYHVEMFDRRDGSLLRETERGDVLTRSPVLELLGVETLARSEGIQEVFDDAGRRIVVAHAQVAGTPWTVVVTARLREAFAPVTRMGAWVVAIAVLAGAIALMLSQWVGRDVARRLETLRDGFAVLGTPSVEQRVPARGDDEIAQLALGFNEMAMRIDRTQKELREAIASRDQFLSMASHELRTPLTPLKATLELLIRQSGSGPGMSPERQRDTFARLNRQVDRLTRLIGDMLDVSRLQSGRFTLTVAPVDAGALAREVVERIQSARPERARQLTLEVPAQPLVGLWDEQRLDQLLTNLVENALRYSPPHTPVVVRVREEADGVRVDVEDRGIGIPQESLPQLFTPFFRARNATEHYAGGLGLGLAICREIVERHGGRIQATSAGPGQGTCFTVRLFREAVADAA, encoded by the coding sequence GTGCCGGCCGTGGACATCCTGGAGCAGGCACGCGTCGAATGGTTCGCGGTGGCGTTTGGTCTCGTGGTGGGCATCACGATGGTGTTCATCCCCTATGAGTTCGGGGCCGCGATGTTTCAATACATCTATCCGCACATCCGGCTGCTCGGGAGCCTGTTCCTGGTGGGCTCGGCGATGATGCTCGTCGCGCTCATGTACCCGGCCTGGCCCGTCTTCGTGGGAGGGGTGGGCCGTGCGTTCGTGCTGGGCGCGGTCGCGGTCTACTGGTGGGCGGCCAGCGTCCTGCCTGTCAGCCTCACGGGCTCCGTCCTCTACTTGTTCCTGCTGGTCGCGCTCGTCGTGGAACGGAGCACCCTGCGCCGGGGGCGGGGTCTGCTCCCGGTGTTCATCGCCGCCCTGGCGCTGTGCTTCGGGGGGGTGATGGCCTGGGCGCCCCAGGAGTTCGTGCGCTTCGCCATGGCGGGGCTGGGCCCCTACGTGCGGTGGGTGGGCCTCCTGTTCTTCTTGACGGGGGCGTTGCTGGCCGTGGGGTTGTGGCGCCGCGAGCCGCTCTATTGCCGCCTGGCCCTGGGGGGCCAGAGCCTCCTGTTCCTGAACATGGTGATCGCGGTGGCGACGCGGGGCTCGTGGTCGGGGCTGAGCGTGTACTCCGTGCTGACCCTGGCGTGCGTGCTGCTCGTGACGGTGCGCCGGTGGCCGACGCTGGTGGGGGTGCGCTGGCGGCTCTTTCGCGGCATGGCGCTGGCGTCGGTGCTGCCCATCGTGGGCGTGGGCGCGGTGGCGTCGTTCCTCGCGCAGAAAGCCCTCGAGGAGGAGCTGCACGGCAAGGCGCAACAGGTGGTGGCCTCGGAGACGGCGCGGCTGGAGCAGACGGCCCTCATCGCCAGCTCGCTGTTGCGCGTGCAGGGCCAGGATCCGGGCTTCATCGCCCTGGTTCGCGACGGGAACCGTGAAGGCATGCGGGAGCGGGTGTCGCTGCTGGAGAACCAGTCCGGGCTGTTCGACGCGGCGTGGCTGCTGGACGAGGCCGGGGAGACGCTGGTGTCCTCCGGGCGGCTGAACCGGGCGAGCGGCAACTTCGCGCACCGGGCCTACTTCCAGGACGCGCTGAAGGGTGGCGCCCAGGTGCTGCTGTCGCGGCCCTTCCTCTCCCTCTCGGGGCAGCCGTTCATCGTCTTCACCATGCCCATGGATCTGGGCGCGGGCCGGCGCGCCTTCCTGGTGGGTGGGCTGTCCCTGCGGCGATTGGGATTGCAGCCAACGCTGGCCTCGCGCAGCTACCACGTGGAGATGTTCGACCGCCGGGATGGCAGCCTCCTGAGGGAGACGGAGCGGGGCGACGTGCTCACCCGGTCGCCGGTGCTGGAGTTGCTCGGGGTGGAGACGCTGGCGCGCTCGGAGGGCATCCAGGAGGTGTTCGACGACGCGGGGCGCCGGATCGTGGTGGCGCACGCGCAGGTGGCGGGGACGCCGTGGACGGTGGTGGTGACCGCGCGGCTGCGCGAGGCATTCGCGCCGGTGACGCGCATGGGCGCCTGGGTGGTGGCCATCGCGGTGCTGGCGGGCGCCATCGCGCTCATGTTGTCGCAGTGGGTGGGGCGAGACGTGGCGCGGAGGCTGGAGACGCTCCGGGACGGCTTCGCCGTGCTGGGCACACCGTCGGTGGAGCAGCGCGTGCCGGCCCGGGGAGACGATGAGATCGCGCAGCTCGCCCTGGGCTTCAACGAGATGGCGATGCGCATCGACCGCACGCAGAAGGAGCTGCGCGAGGCCATCGCCAGCCGGGACCAGTTCCTGTCCATGGCGAGCCACGAGCTGCGCACGCCGCTGACACCGCTGAAGGCGACGCTGGAGCTGCTCATCCGCCAGTCCGGGTCCGGCCCGGGGATGAGCCCGGAGCGGCAGCGGGACACCTTCGCGCGGCTGAATCGGCAGGTGGACCGGCTGACGCGGCTGATTGGTGACATGCTGGACGTGTCACGGCTGCAGTCCGGGCGCTTCACGTTGACGGTGGCGCCCGTGGACGCGGGGGCGCTGGCGCGCGAGGTGGTGGAGCGCATCCAGAGCGCGCGGCCGGAGCGCGCGCGGCAGTTGACGCTGGAGGTCCCCGCGCAGCCCCTGGTGGGCCTGTGGGACGAGCAACGGTTGGATCAGCTCCTCACGAACCTGGTGGAGAACGCGCTGCGCTATTCGCCGCCGCACACGCCGGTGGTCGTGCGGGTGCGCGAGGAAGCGGACGGGGTGCGGGTGGACGTGGAGGACCGGGGCATCGGCATTCCGCAGGAGAGCCTGCCGCAGCTCTTCACGCCCTTCTTCCGCGCGCGCAACGCCACCGAGCACTACGCCGGAGGACTGGGGCTGGGGCTGGCCATCTGCCGTGAAATCGTGGAGCGCCACGGGGGCCGCATCCAGGCGACGAGTGCCGGGCCGGGCCAGGGCACCTGCTTCACGGTGAGGCTGTTCCGGGAGGCCGTCGCGGACGCGGCCTGA
- a CDS encoding RICIN domain-containing protein has protein sequence MAHSRAFTALLLGLAVLVLPATPALAVGETTFRNPLLGDGADPWLQYYNGNYYLATTTWSSQMMMRKSPTLAGLSTATPVVIWSDTTASRCCNFWAPEFHRLNGPNGYRWYFMFTAGTGGNFDNQHLVVLESAGDDPMGPYAFKSEPQGTGWNIDGSYLQVNGSLYLLSSAFEGSNQNMWIAKMSNPWTTSGTKVLLSNPTYGWETQGAPVNEGPVVLQRGGKTFLIYSASFCGTPDYKLGMLTLTGSDPLSLSSWKKSASPVFQRSDANGVYGPGHNGFFTSPDGTQSWIVYHANSAANQGCSRTRSTRAQAFTWNSDGTPSFGAPVSLGTSLAVPSGERSPITTAVRGAAYKLVSRSANKCMGVSGGASGDGAGAVLASCSSAATGWVLDPTADGYYRLVNSSTGKSLDAVNCGTADGTRVGQWSWLGNACQQWMPVATSEGWFRLQNRNSGKVLDVANCASADGSAVNLWSGLGNTCQEWQLQPVGPVAIVNVSSGKVLDVANCASADGTHVNQWSWLGNNCQRWNFTPTGDGYFQISPVSNSGRCLVIEGASTANSARTVTGACSGTHSQWRIEPLADGTARLTARHSGKALEVSNCSLSEGGTVQQYGWLDNTCQRFHLRPY, from the coding sequence ATGGCACACTCCCGGGCGTTCACCGCGTTGCTGCTTGGCCTGGCCGTTCTGGTTCTCCCCGCCACCCCCGCGCTAGCGGTCGGTGAGACCACCTTCCGCAACCCCTTGCTGGGGGATGGAGCGGACCCCTGGCTGCAATACTACAACGGCAACTACTACCTGGCGACGACGACATGGTCCTCGCAGATGATGATGCGCAAATCGCCGACCCTGGCGGGGCTGAGTACCGCGACGCCGGTGGTGATCTGGTCGGACACCACGGCCAGCCGGTGCTGTAACTTCTGGGCTCCCGAGTTCCATCGGCTCAATGGCCCCAATGGGTACCGCTGGTACTTCATGTTCACGGCCGGCACGGGGGGGAACTTCGACAACCAGCACCTGGTGGTGCTCGAGAGCGCGGGAGACGATCCCATGGGGCCCTATGCCTTCAAGAGCGAGCCCCAGGGCACCGGCTGGAACATCGATGGCTCCTATCTCCAGGTCAACGGCTCGCTGTACCTGCTCTCCTCGGCGTTCGAGGGCAGCAACCAGAACATGTGGATCGCCAAGATGAGCAACCCCTGGACCACGAGCGGTACGAAGGTGTTGCTCTCCAATCCCACGTACGGCTGGGAGACGCAGGGCGCCCCCGTCAACGAGGGACCCGTGGTCCTGCAGCGCGGCGGCAAGACCTTCCTCATCTACTCGGCCAGCTTCTGCGGGACCCCGGACTACAAGCTCGGAATGTTGACGCTCACCGGGAGCGATCCGCTGAGCCTCTCCTCCTGGAAGAAGTCCGCCAGCCCCGTGTTCCAGCGCTCCGACGCCAATGGTGTCTACGGGCCGGGTCACAACGGCTTCTTCACCTCGCCGGATGGCACGCAAAGCTGGATCGTCTATCACGCCAACAGCGCCGCCAATCAGGGTTGCTCACGGACGCGCTCGACCCGCGCGCAGGCCTTCACCTGGAACTCGGACGGCACGCCCTCCTTCGGCGCTCCCGTTTCCCTCGGTACGTCGCTCGCGGTTCCCTCCGGGGAGCGCTCGCCCATCACGACCGCCGTGCGCGGCGCTGCCTACAAGCTGGTGAGCCGGTCGGCGAACAAGTGCATGGGGGTCAGCGGGGGCGCGAGCGGCGATGGAGCGGGCGCGGTCCTGGCCTCCTGCTCCAGTGCGGCCACCGGTTGGGTGCTCGATCCGACCGCTGACGGGTACTACCGGTTGGTGAACAGCAGCACCGGCAAGTCCCTGGACGCCGTCAACTGCGGCACCGCGGACGGCACCCGCGTGGGCCAGTGGTCGTGGTTGGGCAATGCGTGCCAGCAGTGGATGCCCGTGGCCACCTCGGAAGGGTGGTTCCGTCTGCAGAACCGCAACAGCGGCAAGGTGCTGGACGTGGCCAACTGCGCGAGCGCGGACGGGTCGGCCGTGAACCTGTGGTCCGGGTTGGGCAATACCTGTCAGGAGTGGCAGCTCCAGCCGGTGGGGCCGGTGGCGATCGTCAACGTCTCGAGTGGCAAGGTGCTGGACGTGGCCAACTGCGCGAGCGCGGACGGCACCCACGTGAACCAGTGGAGCTGGCTGGGGAACAACTGTCAGCGGTGGAATTTCACCCCCACCGGGGATGGGTACTTCCAGATCTCGCCGGTCTCCAATTCCGGACGCTGTCTCGTCATCGAGGGGGCTTCCACCGCCAACTCCGCGCGCACCGTCACGGGCGCCTGCTCGGGCACCCACTCCCAGTGGCGCATCGAGCCGCTGGCGGATGGCACCGCCCGGCTCACCGCCCGGCACAGCGGCAAGGCCCTCGAGGTGTCCAACTGCTCCCTGTCCGAGGGGGGCACGGTCCAGCAGTACGGCTGGCTGGACAACACCTGCCAGCGATTCCACCTGCGGCCCTACTGA
- a CDS encoding glycoside hydrolase family 43 protein translates to MFSSPPLPRPPRLAALASALSALCLVLAGPGAWAQTTGASAFAMGYFTESPNGLASDYGLHLAVSDDGREWTPLNQNAPVVTPTLGTKGLRDPFILRKQDGTFVVLATDLYGLDFSKQNQFIHVWDSRGLTSFENYRRVKLHELPTHSWAPEAFWDAQRGQYAVIYSAFNGTRDVILVNYTSDFVTFSAAQTYFDPGFNVLDATMHSHGGVNYLYFKRTSDNRLMGARSTSLAPGAFNASIYTRAFDGLGATEAPIVVKSLDRDEWTMWGDIYTPVNGRFFAWRSGNITQDAWEPLSQRLYTQPINSKHATIVALTSAEKSALLSRYGAPAWIRLKSYNYPDRYVRHANYEGRVDPYPMDPYTDSQFRLVGGLASSSGVSLQSVTDPDLYLRHSGFEVRLERDDGSAGFAADATFTRTAGLANASWTTLRSWNYPDRVLRHQGFRLRIDPINASSPLTDREDATFALTR, encoded by the coding sequence ATGTTCAGCTCCCCCCCGCTCCCACGTCCCCCCCGCCTCGCCGCGCTGGCCTCCGCGCTGAGCGCCCTGTGCCTCGTGCTCGCGGGCCCGGGAGCGTGGGCCCAGACGACGGGCGCGTCCGCTTTCGCCATGGGCTACTTCACCGAGTCCCCCAACGGACTGGCCAGCGACTATGGCCTGCACCTCGCGGTGAGTGACGACGGACGTGAGTGGACGCCTCTCAACCAGAACGCGCCCGTGGTGACGCCGACCCTCGGCACCAAGGGCCTGCGCGACCCGTTCATCCTGCGCAAGCAGGACGGCACCTTCGTCGTCCTGGCCACGGACCTCTACGGGCTCGACTTCTCCAAGCAGAACCAGTTCATCCATGTCTGGGACTCCCGCGGCTTGACGTCCTTCGAGAACTACCGGCGGGTGAAGCTGCATGAGTTGCCGACCCATTCGTGGGCGCCCGAGGCCTTCTGGGACGCCCAGCGTGGGCAGTACGCGGTCATCTACTCCGCCTTCAACGGCACGCGCGACGTCATCCTCGTCAACTACACGAGCGACTTCGTCACCTTCTCGGCGGCCCAGACGTACTTCGACCCGGGCTTCAACGTGCTCGACGCGACGATGCACTCCCACGGCGGCGTCAACTACCTGTATTTCAAGCGCACGAGCGACAACCGCCTCATGGGGGCACGCTCCACGTCGCTGGCGCCGGGCGCCTTCAACGCGTCCATCTACACGCGGGCCTTCGATGGGCTCGGCGCCACCGAGGCCCCCATCGTCGTCAAGTCGCTCGACCGCGACGAGTGGACGATGTGGGGGGACATCTACACGCCGGTCAATGGCCGCTTCTTCGCCTGGCGCTCGGGGAACATCACCCAGGATGCCTGGGAGCCGCTGAGCCAGCGCCTGTACACGCAGCCCATCAACTCCAAGCACGCCACCATCGTGGCCCTCACCTCGGCGGAGAAGTCCGCGCTGCTCAGCCGCTACGGCGCGCCGGCGTGGATCCGCCTCAAGTCGTACAACTACCCCGACCGCTACGTGCGCCACGCCAACTACGAGGGCCGTGTGGACCCCTACCCCATGGACCCCTATACGGACTCGCAGTTCCGCCTGGTGGGCGGGCTCGCCAGCTCGAGCGGCGTGTCGCTGCAGTCGGTGACCGATCCGGACCTCTACCTGCGCCACTCGGGCTTCGAGGTGCGCCTGGAGCGCGATGACGGCTCGGCCGGCTTCGCCGCGGACGCGACCTTCACGCGCACGGCCGGCCTGGCCAATGCCTCCTGGACGACGCTGCGGTCCTGGAACTACCCGGATCGGGTGCTGCGCCACCAGGGCTTCCGCTTGCGCATCGATCCCATCAACGCCTCCTCGCCGCTGACCGACCGGGAGGATGCGACCTTCGCCCTGACCCGCTGA
- the chvE gene encoding multiple monosaccharide ABC transporter substrate-binding protein, translating into MKSIGSMVVAVAMGALALMLGACTQDKATIGVSMPTKSSARWIDDGNNMVKALQAKGYKVDLQYAEDDIPNQLAQIENMLTKGAKVLVIAAIDGTTLSNALQQAADQGIKVIAYDRLIRDSKNVDYYATFDNFQVGVLQGGYIEKALGLKEGKGPFNIELFGGSPDDNNAFFFYNGAMSVLKPYLESGKLVVRSGQVGMDKVSTLRWDGAVAQARMDNLLSAYYADKRVDAVLSPYDGLSIGILSSLKGVGYGTPTQPMPIVTGQDAEAPSVKSILAREQTSTVFKDTRELARVTANMVDAVLTGKTVEVNDTQTYNNGAKIVPSYLLKPVSIDATNWKQVLVDSGYYKENQLK; encoded by the coding sequence ATGAAATCAATTGGCTCCATGGTGGTGGCAGTCGCGATGGGTGCGCTCGCGCTCATGCTTGGCGCGTGCACCCAGGACAAGGCGACCATCGGCGTATCGATGCCCACCAAGTCCTCGGCCCGCTGGATCGACGATGGCAACAACATGGTCAAGGCCCTCCAGGCGAAGGGCTACAAGGTCGATCTGCAATACGCGGAGGACGACATCCCGAATCAGCTCGCCCAGATCGAGAACATGCTCACCAAGGGCGCCAAGGTGCTGGTGATCGCCGCCATCGACGGCACCACCCTGTCCAACGCGCTGCAGCAGGCGGCCGATCAGGGCATCAAGGTCATCGCCTACGATCGCTTGATTCGCGACTCGAAGAACGTCGACTACTACGCCACCTTCGACAACTTCCAGGTGGGGGTGCTCCAGGGCGGCTACATCGAAAAAGCGCTCGGCCTGAAGGAGGGCAAGGGCCCCTTCAACATCGAGCTCTTCGGCGGCTCACCCGACGACAACAACGCGTTCTTCTTCTACAACGGCGCCATGTCCGTGCTCAAACCGTACCTCGAGAGCGGCAAGCTCGTGGTGCGCTCGGGGCAGGTGGGAATGGACAAGGTCTCGACCCTGCGCTGGGACGGCGCCGTCGCCCAGGCCCGCATGGACAACCTGCTGAGCGCCTACTACGCCGACAAGCGCGTGGACGCCGTCCTCTCGCCCTATGATGGCCTGAGCATTGGCATCCTCTCCTCGCTCAAGGGCGTGGGCTATGGAACCCCGACGCAGCCCATGCCCATCGTGACGGGCCAGGACGCGGAGGCGCCCTCCGTGAAGTCCATCCTCGCCAGGGAGCAGACGTCCACGGTGTTCAAGGACACCCGCGAGCTCGCCCGGGTCACGGCCAACATGGTGGATGCCGTCCTCACCGGCAAGACGGTCGAGGTGAACGACACCCAGACCTACAACAACGGGGCGAAGATCGTGCCCTCCTACCTGCTCAAGCCCGTGAGCATCGACGCCACCAACTGGAAGCAGGTCCTCGTCGATAGCGGCTACTACAAGGAGAACCAACTCAAGTAG